The Solea senegalensis isolate Sse05_10M linkage group LG4, IFAPA_SoseM_1, whole genome shotgun sequence genome includes a region encoding these proteins:
- the LOC122768635 gene encoding growth/differentiation factor 11-like isoform X2, whose amino-acid sequence MQRYNFLLCLMVLISLGQSGSDEPNLLLPSASETPTDAGLSLLDEDAGAHECSACVWREQSKVLRLETIKSQILSKLRLKQAPNISREVVNQLLPKAPPLQQLLDHHDFQGDASSQDEFMEEDEYHATTESVITMASEPEPLVQVNGKPSCCFFKFSPKLMFTKVLKAQLWVYLRPLQQTSTVYLQILRLKPVTEQGSRHIRIRSLKIELNSRVGHWQSIDFKHVLQNWFKQPHTNWGIDINAFDESGNDLAVTSLRPGEEGLPFLEVKVLETTKRSRRNLGLDCDEHSTESRCCRYPLTVDFEAFGWDWIIAPKRYKANYCSGQCEYMFMQKYPHTHLVQHANPRGSAGPCCTPTKMSPINMLYFNDKQQIIHGKIPGMVVDRCGCS is encoded by the exons ATGCAGAGGTACAACTTCTTACTGTGCTTAATGGTGCTTATCTCCTTGGGACAGTCGGGGAGCGATGAGCCCAATCTGCTGCTACCCTCTGCCAGCGAGACACCCACGGATGCCGGGTTGTCTCTGCTGGACGAGGACGCCGGTGCCCACGAGTGTTCCGCCTGTGTTTGGAGGGAGCAGAGCAAAGTGTTGAGACTGGAGACTATTAAGTCCCAGATTCTGAGCAAACTGCGTCTGAAGCAGGCGCCCAACATCAGCCGGGAAGTGGTCAATCAGCTGCTACCCAAGGCGCCTCCGCTCCAACAGCTCCTTGACCACCACGACTTCCAGGGAGACGCGTCATCCCAGGATGAGTTTATGGAGGAGGATGAGTACCACGCCACCACGGAGTCCGTGATCACCATGGCCTCTGAGC CGGAGCCACTGGTGCAGGTGAATGGGAAGCcgagctgctgcttcttcaagTTCAGCCCCAAACTGATGTTCACTAAAGTGCTGAAGGCCCAGCTGTGGGTTTACCTGCGACCGTTGCAGCAGACCTCCACCGTTTACCTGCAGATCCTCCGACTGAAGCCCGTCACAGAGCAGGGCAGCCGCCACATCCGCATCCGCTCCCTGAAGATAGAGCTCAACTCCAGAGTGGGCCACTGGCAAAGTATTGACTTTAAGCATGTGCTGCAGAACTGGTTCAAGCAGCCACACACCAACTGGGGAATCGACATCAACGCCTTTGACGAGAGCGGCAATGATCTGGCCGTTACCTCACTGAGACCTGGAGAGGAGGGACTG CCGTTCCTGGAAGTCAAGGTTCTTGAGACGACCAAACGTTCTCGTAGAAATCTGGGCCTGGACTGCGACGAGCACTCAACAGAGTCTCGCTGCTGTCGCTACCCACTTACTGTGGATTTTGAGGCGTTCGGCTGGGACTGGATCATTGCTCCCAAACGCTACAAAGCCAACTACTGCTCCGGTCAGTGCGAGTACATGTTCATGCAGAAATACCCACACACCCACCTGGTGCAGCATGCCAACCCCCGGGGCTCCGCAGGGCCCTGCTGTACTCCAACCAAGATGTCCCCCATTAACATGCTCTACTTCAATGACAAGCAGCAGATCATCCATGGCAAGATCCCAGGGATGGTAGTGGATCGATGTGGCTGCTCTTAG
- the LOC122768635 gene encoding growth/differentiation factor 11-like isoform X1 produces MQRYNFLLCLMVLISLGQSGSDEPNLLLPSASETPTDAGLSLLDEDAGAHECSACVWREQSKVLRLETIKSQILSKLRLKQAPNISREVVNQLLPKAPPLQQLLDHHDFQGDASSQDEFMEEDEYHATTESVITMASEPEPLVQVNGKPSCCFFKFSPKLMFTKVLKAQLWVYLRPLQQTSTVYLQILRLKPVTEQGSRHIRIRSLKIELNSRVGHWQSIDFKHVLQNWFKQPHTNWGIDINAFDESGNDLAVTSLRPGEEGLQPFLEVKVLETTKRSRRNLGLDCDEHSTESRCCRYPLTVDFEAFGWDWIIAPKRYKANYCSGQCEYMFMQKYPHTHLVQHANPRGSAGPCCTPTKMSPINMLYFNDKQQIIHGKIPGMVVDRCGCS; encoded by the exons ATGCAGAGGTACAACTTCTTACTGTGCTTAATGGTGCTTATCTCCTTGGGACAGTCGGGGAGCGATGAGCCCAATCTGCTGCTACCCTCTGCCAGCGAGACACCCACGGATGCCGGGTTGTCTCTGCTGGACGAGGACGCCGGTGCCCACGAGTGTTCCGCCTGTGTTTGGAGGGAGCAGAGCAAAGTGTTGAGACTGGAGACTATTAAGTCCCAGATTCTGAGCAAACTGCGTCTGAAGCAGGCGCCCAACATCAGCCGGGAAGTGGTCAATCAGCTGCTACCCAAGGCGCCTCCGCTCCAACAGCTCCTTGACCACCACGACTTCCAGGGAGACGCGTCATCCCAGGATGAGTTTATGGAGGAGGATGAGTACCACGCCACCACGGAGTCCGTGATCACCATGGCCTCTGAGC CGGAGCCACTGGTGCAGGTGAATGGGAAGCcgagctgctgcttcttcaagTTCAGCCCCAAACTGATGTTCACTAAAGTGCTGAAGGCCCAGCTGTGGGTTTACCTGCGACCGTTGCAGCAGACCTCCACCGTTTACCTGCAGATCCTCCGACTGAAGCCCGTCACAGAGCAGGGCAGCCGCCACATCCGCATCCGCTCCCTGAAGATAGAGCTCAACTCCAGAGTGGGCCACTGGCAAAGTATTGACTTTAAGCATGTGCTGCAGAACTGGTTCAAGCAGCCACACACCAACTGGGGAATCGACATCAACGCCTTTGACGAGAGCGGCAATGATCTGGCCGTTACCTCACTGAGACCTGGAGAGGAGGGACTG CAGCCGTTCCTGGAAGTCAAGGTTCTTGAGACGACCAAACGTTCTCGTAGAAATCTGGGCCTGGACTGCGACGAGCACTCAACAGAGTCTCGCTGCTGTCGCTACCCACTTACTGTGGATTTTGAGGCGTTCGGCTGGGACTGGATCATTGCTCCCAAACGCTACAAAGCCAACTACTGCTCCGGTCAGTGCGAGTACATGTTCATGCAGAAATACCCACACACCCACCTGGTGCAGCATGCCAACCCCCGGGGCTCCGCAGGGCCCTGCTGTACTCCAACCAAGATGTCCCCCATTAACATGCTCTACTTCAATGACAAGCAGCAGATCATCCATGGCAAGATCCCAGGGATGGTAGTGGATCGATGTGGCTGCTCTTAG
- the si:ch1073-456m8.1 gene encoding leucine-rich repeat flightless-interacting protein 1, with amino-acid sequence MHSDSSGSPRKRTLSRGLSEDESLRSIIKEAESSSRRLTRGDSRAGSVKRASESQSDQDLFMGIPEMLELQASYDEVVQELRGLEVEREALLFQVDVLQDTLEGVEELLAEAQREAGQANVELEQEREAKRKLESMVSSLMKEVERLKEERNKEPAPVNTRGSEDDVARQGQEIRNDAKEQDPSSLCGRGESRGRVSEEMEQSKGTDDEGSITTKLLKIVKQPLGHVPSLALDKLLSEDGVLQRPYENGVNAGRDLSPDRNDSDDTSAYEDASAETPEKDGIFPGDGDAQELPDDSENKENNCQAQDPTNPDMCSVS; translated from the exons atgcaCTCAGACAGCAGTGGTTCTCCGAGGAAGCGGACCTTGTCTCGGGGACTGAGCGAGGACGAGTCTCTCCGCAGCATTATCAAAGAG GCTGAGAGTTCGTCCAGGCGTCTAACGCGAGGGGACAGCCGAGCAGGCAGCGTGAAGAGGGCAAGTGAAAGTCAG TCTGACCAGGATCTCTTCATGGGAATCCCTGAAATG CTGGAGCTGCAGGCCAGCTATGACGAGGTGGTGCAGGAGCTGCGTGGGCTGGAGGTCGAGCGAGAGGCTCTGTTGTTCCAGGTGGACGTCCTGCAGGACACGCTGGAGGGCGTAGAGGAGCTGCTGGCTGAGGCCCAGAGGGAAGCTGGACAGGCTAATGTG GAGTTGGAACAAGAGAGGGAGGCCAAGAGGAAGCTGGAGAGCATGGTCAGCTCTCTGATGAAAGAGGTGGAGAGACTGAAAGAG gaaagaaataaagagcCTGCTCCTGTGAACACACGTGGAAGTGAAGATGATGTAGCAAGACAAGGACAGGAAATAAGAAACGATGCCAAGGAGCAGGATCCCTCGTCCCTGTGTGGACGCGGTGAAAGCAGAGGGCGAGTTTCAGAAGAGATGGAGCAGAGTAAAGGGACAGATGATGAAGGGAGCATCACAACAAAGCTGCTGAAGATAGTGAAACAGCCTCTGGGCCACGTACCATCTCTTGCTCTGGACAAACTGCTCTCTGAAGACGGGGTTCTCCAGAGGCCTTACGAAAACGGCGTCAACGCCGGACGAGATCTCTCACCAGATAGGAACGACTCGGACGATACCAGTGCCTACGAGGACGCGTCCGCTGAGACTCCGGAGAAGGACGGGATCTTTCCAGGTGATGGAGACGCTCAGGAGCTGCCCGATGATTCAGAGAATAAAGAGAACAACTGTCAGGCCCAAGACCCCACAAACCCTGATATGTGCTCTGTATCTTAA